CAAAGTAACTTAATTTAAATTTTTTAATAATTATGGGTAAGAATAAACAAAAGTATGTTTACCTTTTCGGCAACGGTAAAGCCGAAGGCGATGCAACAATGAAGAATTTGCTCGGAGGTAAAGGCGCCAACCTGGCAGAAATGAATCTGATCGGTGTGCCGGTTCCTCCAGGGTTTACAGTGACCACGGAAGTATGCACAATTTATAATGAAAAAGGCCGCGACCATGTTGTGAAACTCATTGAAGACGAAGTAAAAAAAGCCGTCAAAAATGTTGAAAAGATCATGGGGATGAAATTTGGCGATGCCGAAAATCCATGCCTTCTTTCAGTCCGTTCGGGTGCCAGAGCTTCGATGCCGGGTATGATGGATACCGTGTTGAACCTCGGTTTGAATGATGAAGCGGTTGAAGGAATCGCCCGCAAAACCGGAAACGATCGTTTTGCATGGGATTCGTACAGACGTTTTGTGCAGATGTTCGGCGATGTGGTTATGGGGCTGAAACCTGAATCAAAAGATGAGGAGGATCCGTTTGAAATTATTATTCATCAATTGAAAGAAGAAGTTAAGGTTGAAAAAGATACCGACCTCACCACCGATAACCTTAAAGAATTGGTAGCCAGATTTAAAGCTGCCATCAAAGAAAAAACCGGCCAGGACTTCCCGACCGACCCATGGGAACAACTCTGGAGCTCAATCATGGCTGTGTTTAACAGTTGGATGAACGATCGTGCAATCACATACCGCAGATTAAACAACATTCCCGCCGAGTGGGGCACAGCCGTGAACGTGCAGGCGATGGTTTTTGGTAATATGGGTGACAACTCAGCTACAGGCGTAGCATTTTCGAGAGACTCTGCTACCGGTGAAAACCTGTTCAATGGTGAATACCTGGTGAATGCACAGGGCGAAGACGTGGTTGCCGGAATCAGAACACCACAACAGATTACCCATGAAGGCTCTTTAAGGTGGGCTGCACTTCAGGGAATTTCAGAAGAAATGCGTGCAAAAGACTTTCCATCACTCGAAGAGTTGATGCCAAAAGCTTACAAAGAACTGCATAAAATCCAGCGCAAACTCGAAAACCATTACCGCGACATGCAGGACATCGAGTTTACTATACAGGATGGTAAACTGTGGTTGCTCCAAACCCGAAACGGAAAACGCACCGGAACGGCCATGGTGAAAATTGCCATGGACCTTTACCGCGAAAATAAACTCAGCAAAAATGAGGCATTGCTGAAGATTGAACCCAATAAGCTGAATGAACTGCTCCACCCGGTGTTTGACAAATCTGCCCTGAAAAAAGGTAAAGTCATTGCGAAAGGGTTACCGGCATCGCCGGGCGCCGCTACCGGACAAATCGTTTTCAATGCTGACGAAGCACAGCTATGGGCCAATGAAGGAAAAAAAGTAATCCTTGTGCGCATCGAAACCTCACCCGAAGACCTCGGCGGTATGGACGCTGCAGAAGGTATCCTGACCGCCCGTGGCGGGATGACCTCACACGCTGCCGTTGTGGCCCGCGGAATGGGAAAATGCTGCGTTTCAGGCGCTGGCGGTATTCGCATTAACTACAAAAACAGAACCCTCGAATCCAATGGTATCGCCCTGAAAGAGGGCGACTGGATTTCGTTGAATGGTTCTACTGGTGAAGTGTTTGAAGGAAAAATCAGCACCATTGATCCTGAACTCAGCGGCGACTTCAACGAATTGATGACTTTGGCCGATTCAGTTTCAACCATGCTCGTACGCACTAATGCTGACACACCTAAAGACTCAATCAAAGCACGCAACTTTGGCGCTCAGGGCATCGGGCTCTGCCGCACCGAACACATGTTCTTCGAAGGCGACCGCATCATTGCCATGCGCGAAATGATCCTCGCCGAAACTGAGGAAGGAAGAAGGATTGCTCTTGAAAAACTGTTGCCTATCCAGCGCCAGGACTTCGAGGGAATCTTCGAAGCCATGCAGGATCTCCCGGTAACCGTTCGTTTGCTTGACCCACCATTGCACGAGTTTGTCCCTCATGATGAAAAAGGCCAGAAAGAGATGGCAAAAGTGATGGGTGTTGACTTAAGTGTGATCAAAGCTAAAGTGGATTCACTCAGCGAATTCAACCCGATGCTTGGTCATCGCGGATGTCGTTTGGGAAATACCTATCCCGAAATCTCCGAAATGCAGGCCAGAGCCATCATCGAAGCTGCTCTCAATCTGAAACAGCGCGGTATCAATGCCAAACCGGAAATCATGATCCCGCTTACCGGCGACCTGAAAGAGATGAAAATGCAGGAAGACATCGTGCGCAGCACCATCAAGCAAGTATTCGAAGAACGCAACGATAGCATTGACCATCTGGTTGGAACAATGATCGAAGTGCCTCGTGCAGCGCTGTTGGCTGACGAAATCGCTCAATCAGCCGAATTCTTTTCCTTTGGAACAAACGACCTCACACAAATGACCTTTGGTTATTCAAGAGACGACGCCGGCAAATTCCTGAAAGTTTATCTTGATAAAGGAATTCTTAAGCACGATCCCTTTGAAGTCCTTGACCAGGAAGGCGTTGGCCAGTTGATGCAGATGGCCGTTAAGAAAGGTCGTAAGACCCGCAAACACATCAAAATTGGTATTTGCGGCGAACATGGCGGAGAACCTTCATCCGTTGAGTTTTGTCATTCATTGGGCTTCAACTACGTGAGCTGCTCACCGTTCCGTGTTCCGATCGCCCGCTTGGCTGCAGCGCAAGCAGTTGTGAAAGAAAAAGTGGCTAAGAAAGCCGTTAAAGGCAAAAAGAAGGATAAAAAATCCGATAAGAAAAAGAAGAAGTAACGATTAGAAATTCTTTATTGAAAAGGCTGCCGCAATGATTGTTCGGCAGTCTTTTTTTTTGCGTAGAGCTCCCGCAGATCACACAGATCAACACAGATATTTTCTGTAAGGTGTTGTGGTCTTGTATTTTGATCAGAGAAGATCAGCGGGATCAGCGGGAATAAATTTGGCCGCATCATACCATTCAAATTTTATGTTCGATCCCGAACAAGTAACCTTAAGAAAAACCGTACACAAAAACTTAAGTACTATCATGACCTGATACAAAGTACAGTAAATAAGCATTATACGGATTATGGCACGAAAATAGAAATGAAGGGGAATGGTGAATTGCAAACCATCAAAAACTAAACACATGAGAGAAATCGTAATTCTGATTCCCGATTTAGAGCCGGAACAAAACGTGGATATCGAAGTGAGCATCAACGGGCGTAAAAAAACGATGCAATACCGCGTGGAACTGATCAACTGGGAAGGCGCCGGAGTGCCCCCTGCAGACAAAATAACTGTACTCAAACATAAGATTGCCAGCTACGACAGGGACTGGGAGCTGGTAGAAATCGGCGCTCCGACAGATGAAAACATTCCCCTTACATTCAGACGAAGAATCCAATAATCAATATTTTCACCAAAATTTTAAAAACTATGAATTCAACTGGATTTTCCTGTGTAAAAAGTGTATTTGCGTTTTTACTGATAACAGTCTTTAGCGCGTTTGCCGTTGCTCAATCTGAAAATGTGCCTGAAGAAGAACAGGCCATAAGGACTGTAATCCAGTCAGCATATGTTGAAGGTCTGCAGAACTGGGGCGATATTGAGGCCATAAGAGCGGGTTTTCATCCCAGTTTTGAATTGCTTTCCAAAACCAAAGACAACGAAATTCAGAAACTCCCGATCGGGCAGTGGATTGAGATGGTCGAAACAAGGAAAGCTCAAAATACGGATGGTCCGGAATTTATTACGTCGGCTGACATCCTTGAAATTGATATCACCGTTGATGCTGCATCAGTAAAGCTTGATTTGATCAGAAATGAGAAACGGATTTTTACCGATTACCTACTGCTTTACAAGTTTAAAGAGGGCTGGAGGATTGTTGGGAAGATCTATTACAAGATTCCTCAATAGACGATTTCAAATATAATTCTGATTGTTCACTTCTGTACATTGAAGCTTGAAAAATGAACACCTCTGGTTTGTAATTTGGAATTGGCTGCTTTTATATAGTTGCTAACCAATGCTATAGTTTGTTTGGCATAGAAAATGACGACCTGGTTGAAGTAAGAGATTCAGGAAGACTTAATTAAGGTGTTCAATCCCTTGAGTTGCTTTCCTGAAATGGAGAAAATTTCATCTTGAAAAATCAGAAAGATAGAGTTCAAGCAATGAAAAAGCTTTCGCATCTGCCCAATATCAATCCGCAACTGGAAGCCAAATTGCTGGCAGCGGGCATTGATTCGCCGGAGACACTGCGCGAAAGGGGCAGCCGCAACGCATTCATGAGGATCAAGATGATGGACTCAGGCGCCTGTTACAACATGTTACTCTCGCTCGAAGGCGCCATTCAGGGACGATTGATGGAGGAACTGGATGAGCAGACCAGGCTGGACCTGAAGATATTTATGGAAATATTTAACCGTTGAATAGTAACCAAATTTTGATTTGAACATCAATTTAACCTTAACAATTTAAATCTCATTGTATGATCAGGACAGAAAATCTAACCAAAGTATTTCGCACCGATGAAGTAGAAACAACTGCATTGAACAATGTTTCATTTGAAGTAAAAGAAGGCGAGTTTGTAGCCATCATGGGGCCATCGGGTTGTGGTAAATCAACGCTGCTCAATATCCTGGGTTTACTTGATAACCCAACAGGTGGCGAGTACTTTTTCCTGGATAAAGAGGTATCAGGATTTTCAGAAAAGCAGCGGGCTTCGCTCCGGAAAAATAATATTGGATTTGTATTTCAAAACTTCAACCTGATCGATGAGTTGAATGTGTTTGAAAATGTTGAACTACCTCTGATTTACCTGGGGTACAAATCAGCAGAGCGACGCGAAAAGGTGGAAGCTGCACTCAAGCAGATGCAAATTATTCATCGCAAGAAACATTTCCCGATGCAACTTTCCGGTGGACAGCAACAAAGGGTTGCGGTTGCCCGTGCTGTGGTGGCCAACCCAAAGTTGATTCTGGCCGATGAGCCTACCGGTAATCTCGACTCAGCGCATGGCGAAGAGGTGATGAACCTGCTTTCGGAACTAAACAAAAACGGAACTACCATCATCATGGTAACCCACTCCCAACGCGATGCCGAGTATAGTCACCGCATAGTCAGATTATTCGACGGCCAGGTGGTAACTGAAAATATCAGGGCACAATTTGTTCTGTAGTTGACTGAAAACCAATTCAAAATATGACCCATGTTTGCAAACTACCTGAAAAGTGCAATAAGAAATATTTCTAAAAACAGGTTTCATTCTTTGTTAAACCTATTGGGGCTCGCTATCGGCATCGCAGCCTTTATCTTCATCTTTCTTTGGGTGCAAAATGAAGTCTCTTATGATAAATACCATGAAAAAAGGGATCAACTGCATCGGATCGAATCCGATTTTACCATCTCAGGCAAGCACGACCGTTTTGCCATCGTACCCATTCCTATGGGGCCTGCGCTCAAGCTCGAATTCCCTGAAATTGAGTCTTTCTGCAGGTTCATGGATATTGGCAATACCCTGATCAAATATGGAGAGAATGAATTTTATGAGGAGCGATTCTATTTTGCCGATTCCACTGTTTTTGACCTCTTTTCCCACAAGATGCTGGCCGGCAACCCGAAATCCTGCCTCACGGAGCCCTATTCGATTGTGATGACCAATAGCATTGCCAGAAAATATTTTGGTGAAGAAGATCCTATGGGGAAAGTGATTCAAACCGGCAATCAGCGATCTTACAAGGTCACTGGGATCATTGAGGATGTCCCGATGAACAGTCATTTGCAATTTGATGCTTTGCTTTCAGTGAACACAATTGCAGCGTTGCGGGGGGATGAAAATTTCAACAACATGGAACCTTTGCGGTTTTGGAATATTGGCGTTTTTACTTACCTCTTACTGAATGAAAATGCCAGGATGGAGCAAATTCATGAGAAATTCGACGGGTTCTATGAGAAATACATGAAATCAGTCGGCGATGCCATCAATGCCAGCTTTAAACTACAATCCACACCTTTAACCAGGACACACTTCGAAGGCAATTATTCCTCCGACCTCCCCAAGGGAAATATGACCTATATTTACATACTGAGTGCAATTGCCGTTTTTATTCTGCTCATCGCTTCAATCAACTACATGAACATGGCTACGGCCCGATCGGAAAAGCGGGCACGTGAAGTTGGTATCCGTAAGGTGGCCGGGGCTCATCGTAACCAGTTGATCCTTCAGTTTATCAGCGAGTCGGTATTAATGGCTTTCGCCGGGCTTGTAGTGGCGCTTGCCCTGGTGAATATCCTACTCAGCGATTTTGCATTACTTACCGAGAAAAGCATAACGTTTAGCATGATTTCCAACCCGATGCTCTTTTTGTTTATTATCGCCGTCACCTTCATCATCGGGCTGCTCTCCGGTACTTACCCGGCTTTCTATTTGTCATCGGTAAAACCGGTCACTGTCATCAAAGGAAGTGGTATTGAGGGAGGGCGTAAAGGGAGCATTATCCGCAAAATACTGGTTGTTTTTCAGTTTGCCATTGCCATTTCGCTGATCATCGGCACCCTCGTGGTTTCGGATCAGTTGCGGTTTTTGCAAAATAAAGACCTGGGCTTCATCAAAGATAATATTGTAGTGCTTGAGTTGCAGGATTCCACATTTCGAAGTAAGGCAGAGACTTTTAAATCCGAGTTACTCAACAATCCAAATGTGGAGGCCGTAAGTAATTCCACCGGTATTCCCTCCCGAACGGGTTGGGTGCAGGTGGTTTTAATCGAAAAAGACACTGCCATGCTCGAAGATGTGCTGGTAATTAACCAGGTTGATTACGATTACTTAGAGACATACGGTATTCAGCTTGCCAAAGGAAGAGATTTTGATCGTGAGATGGGAACCGATTTCGAGGAAGCGGTAATTGTTAACCAGGCCACAGTGGATGCTTATGGATGGGGTGACGACCCGATTGGAAAAAAGATCCATTGGGGAGCAGGAATAGATCGTTCGGGAGGCCGGATGCTAAAGGTGATCGGAGTAGTCAAGGATTTTCATTTCACATCATTACATAATAAAGTGCAGCCAGCCATGTTGTTTTTAGGTCCATTCGAAAAAAGTAGTCTCTCGATCAGGGTCAAACCCGGCGAGTTGACGCATTCACTCACCTTTATCGAAGAAAAATGGAATGAGTTTGATGCCAAACGTCCGTTCGATTACCAGATGCTGACCGACATACTTGGAGAACAATACAAGGCGGAATTCAGATTGGGCAAGTTGCTTGGTATTGCGACATTTTTAACCATTTTCATTGCATTACTGGGGCTTCTCGGTTTATCTTCCTACATCGCTGAACAAAAAACCCGCGAGATCGGAATCCGAAAGGTGATGGGAGCATCTTTTCTCCAGATTTTGGGATTGCTTTACAGGGAGTTTTTCATCCTCATCATCATTGCCTTTATCATTGCTATTCCACTGGCAATCTGGCAACTCGATTCATGGCTCAATCAAAACTTTATTTATCACAATGGCATCTCTGTAATCACAGTGTTGGTCTCAGGCTTACTTTCCATTGTCATCAGCATTCTGGCGCTCAGTTTCCATACCGTGCGGGCCAGCCTGGCCAATCCGGTAGATGCAATTAAGTATGAGTAATTGGTCTCTGCCGAAAACTATTCTTGTTGAAAATCTATTTTCGGGAGTTTTCTGGCATTCACTAATTACACTTTGTTCTCAACTACAATCTCAAAAGCAGCCGGAAGGATCTGATTAAGTTTCTGCATGGTTGCTCCACTTTGAACCACATCGAGATGCCCGTCGGCATTGATGTCGGTATGAGCTGTTCCAACAAGGATACAGCCAAGGGTATGGGTGAAATGGTTGCCCGAGTGAATCAAAATCATCGAACGTCCGGGCACATTGGTCAGGTGGAAGTGATCTTTGTATTTATCGCTGAATCGCTTGACAACGCTGTATCTGCCAGTTGGGATGCAACTTGTTTTTTGCTCGTTGTTTTTCCATGCCAGTTCCAGTGTTTTGCACTTGTAAATCTCTTTCCCATTCTCATAGATATAGAGATCACCCAGCGTCTGAACCGGCGAAGCCGAAGTTCTTGTCAGCCTGGCGAAAAAACCTGTTGAAGGGGGTACTGTTGATGATGTGTTGAATTGTGTCATGACTGTAAGTGTTTAAGTTGATGTTGGAATGATGAACATATTTGCAATGTAGAAACCGTGTTTAAGTACAAAGGTTCATTTTTATCGCTTTTTCGGATCAGATAAAAAAACTGACTACCAGTCTTTCTTATCATAGGCAAGGTTTTCAATCCGAAATTAAATTATTTTTGCTGTCAAAATCAATGAAATGGTGATTTTGTCATTTTGTATAGTAGGGCTATTTTTATCTTTAATCCTGCTATATTTCAATGCAGGGAAATTTTCTTCCGCAGTTTACCTCAGTCTGTTTTTCCTTGGGGTTAGTCTTTATTTGCTCTACCAGTATGTACTTGTAACTTCAAAGTCTGTCGCTGTTGTTAGTTTTTCGTTATTGATGATACCAATTTTTGGGTCGATCATGTATTTGATCGGCCCATTGCTATTCTGGTATGTCAGAAGTATTTTAAAGGATCGGACAGCTTTTAAAAAAAGTGACTTATGGCATCTGATCCCAATGGTTGTTTTCTTTTTGGCTGCCTTGCCTGAGTTATTCGCTCCCTGGTCAGATAAACTGGAAGCGGCAACAGCCATTGTGAATGATACCAAAGCAATGGAGTTTTACAAGCCAACCCTCTTATCACACATATTCTCTTATACTTTTCTTTTCATCAGTCGACCGCTGTGGATTTTAGTTTACGTATGCTGGTCATTCATCCTGCTTATGAAATATCGGATGCGGAAATGGGAAACAAAAATTTTTGCCGGTCAGCGCTTTATGTTTAAATGGTTGTCAGTGCTGCTTGTTTCATTGATGATTTTGGTCTTCAGTCATACTTTATTAATTATTGGTTTTACATTGGAAGGCTCAAATCTATTTGTCATATTGATTTGGTTGAAAGTGATTTCGCTGATCAGTCTCATGATTTTATTTTTATCTCCTTTCTTTTTTCCTGAAGTGTTGTATGGTTTACCCCGCATCCCTGAAAACCTTGAAATTCATCAACAACATTTGCCGGCAGATTTACCCGTCAATAAACATGAAAAAATCAAATCCGAATTCCGGTTTGAAAAA
The sequence above is a segment of the Bacteroidales bacterium genome. Coding sequences within it:
- a CDS encoding AraC family transcriptional regulator; protein product: MYLIGPLLFWYVRSILKDRTAFKKSDLWHLIPMVVFFLAALPELFAPWSDKLEAATAIVNDTKAMEFYKPTLLSHIFSYTFLFISRPLWILVYVCWSFILLMKYRMRKWETKIFAGQRFMFKWLSVLLVSLMILVFSHTLLIIGFTLEGSNLFVILIWLKVISLISLMILFLSPFFFPEVLYGLPRIPENLEIHQQHLPADLPVNKHEKIKSEFRFEKDYLTHIRDKAELCMHELHPYLQPDFTIAQLSVLIHVPVHHLAYYFREVEKKTFSDYRNQWRVEHAKNLIMEGKSSDLTLEAIGILSGFSSRNTFLHAFKKMKGISPHSFLTQTSQK
- a CDS encoding ABC transporter permease, which produces MLNLLGLAIGIAAFIFIFLWVQNEVSYDKYHEKRDQLHRIESDFTISGKHDRFAIVPIPMGPALKLEFPEIESFCRFMDIGNTLIKYGENEFYEERFYFADSTVFDLFSHKMLAGNPKSCLTEPYSIVMTNSIARKYFGEEDPMGKVIQTGNQRSYKVTGIIEDVPMNSHLQFDALLSVNTIAALRGDENFNNMEPLRFWNIGVFTYLLLNENARMEQIHEKFDGFYEKYMKSVGDAINASFKLQSTPLTRTHFEGNYSSDLPKGNMTYIYILSAIAVFILLIASINYMNMATARSEKRAREVGIRKVAGAHRNQLILQFISESVLMAFAGLVVALALVNILLSDFALLTEKSITFSMISNPMLFLFIIAVTFIIGLLSGTYPAFYLSSVKPVTVIKGSGIEGGRKGSIIRKILVVFQFAIAISLIIGTLVVSDQLRFLQNKDLGFIKDNIVVLELQDSTFRSKAETFKSELLNNPNVEAVSNSTGIPSRTGWVQVVLIEKDTAMLEDVLVINQVDYDYLETYGIQLAKGRDFDREMGTDFEEAVIVNQATVDAYGWGDDPIGKKIHWGAGIDRSGGRMLKVIGVVKDFHFTSLHNKVQPAMLFLGPFEKSSLSIRVKPGELTHSLTFIEEKWNEFDAKRPFDYQMLTDILGEQYKAEFRLGKLLGIATFLTIFIALLGLLGLSSYIAEQKTREIGIRKVMGASFLQILGLLYREFFILIIIAFIIAIPLAIWQLDSWLNQNFIYHNGISVITVLVSGLLSIVISILALSFHTVRASLANPVDAIKYE
- a CDS encoding pyruvate, phosphate dikinase; translated protein: MGKNKQKYVYLFGNGKAEGDATMKNLLGGKGANLAEMNLIGVPVPPGFTVTTEVCTIYNEKGRDHVVKLIEDEVKKAVKNVEKIMGMKFGDAENPCLLSVRSGARASMPGMMDTVLNLGLNDEAVEGIARKTGNDRFAWDSYRRFVQMFGDVVMGLKPESKDEEDPFEIIIHQLKEEVKVEKDTDLTTDNLKELVARFKAAIKEKTGQDFPTDPWEQLWSSIMAVFNSWMNDRAITYRRLNNIPAEWGTAVNVQAMVFGNMGDNSATGVAFSRDSATGENLFNGEYLVNAQGEDVVAGIRTPQQITHEGSLRWAALQGISEEMRAKDFPSLEELMPKAYKELHKIQRKLENHYRDMQDIEFTIQDGKLWLLQTRNGKRTGTAMVKIAMDLYRENKLSKNEALLKIEPNKLNELLHPVFDKSALKKGKVIAKGLPASPGAATGQIVFNADEAQLWANEGKKVILVRIETSPEDLGGMDAAEGILTARGGMTSHAAVVARGMGKCCVSGAGGIRINYKNRTLESNGIALKEGDWISLNGSTGEVFEGKISTIDPELSGDFNELMTLADSVSTMLVRTNADTPKDSIKARNFGAQGIGLCRTEHMFFEGDRIIAMREMILAETEEGRRIALEKLLPIQRQDFEGIFEAMQDLPVTVRLLDPPLHEFVPHDEKGQKEMAKVMGVDLSVIKAKVDSLSEFNPMLGHRGCRLGNTYPEISEMQARAIIEAALNLKQRGINAKPEIMIPLTGDLKEMKMQEDIVRSTIKQVFEERNDSIDHLVGTMIEVPRAALLADEIAQSAEFFSFGTNDLTQMTFGYSRDDAGKFLKVYLDKGILKHDPFEVLDQEGVGQLMQMAVKKGRKTRKHIKIGICGEHGGEPSSVEFCHSLGFNYVSCSPFRVPIARLAAAQAVVKEKVAKKAVKGKKKDKKSDKKKKK
- a CDS encoding ABC transporter ATP-binding protein; translation: MIRTENLTKVFRTDEVETTALNNVSFEVKEGEFVAIMGPSGCGKSTLLNILGLLDNPTGGEYFFLDKEVSGFSEKQRASLRKNNIGFVFQNFNLIDELNVFENVELPLIYLGYKSAERREKVEAALKQMQIIHRKKHFPMQLSGGQQQRVAVARAVVANPKLILADEPTGNLDSAHGEEVMNLLSELNKNGTTIIMVTHSQRDAEYSHRIVRLFDGQVVTENIRAQFVL
- a CDS encoding nuclear transport factor 2 family protein — encoded protein: MNSTGFSCVKSVFAFLLITVFSAFAVAQSENVPEEEQAIRTVIQSAYVEGLQNWGDIEAIRAGFHPSFELLSKTKDNEIQKLPIGQWIEMVETRKAQNTDGPEFITSADILEIDITVDAASVKLDLIRNEKRIFTDYLLLYKFKEGWRIVGKIYYKIPQ
- a CDS encoding TfoX/Sxy family DNA transformation protein → MKKLSHLPNINPQLEAKLLAAGIDSPETLRERGSRNAFMRIKMMDSGACYNMLLSLEGAIQGRLMEELDEQTRLDLKIFMEIFNR